A window of Variovorax paradoxus genomic DNA:
GGCGCGCTCTTCATCGCGGTGCTGGCGGGCTTCGTGGCCAGCCTGCACATCTTCGATCCGCGTTCGCTGGCCATGGGCGCCGGCGTGGGCTCGGGCAGCCTGATGGCCGCCGCGCTGGGCGCCATCGCCGCGCAGCAGCCGGCCGAGATGCTGCCGCAGCTCACCGCCATCGCCGCCGCGTCGAACCTGCTGACCACCGTGGCCGGCTTCTACTTCACGCTGTTCCTGTCGCTGCCCCTTTGCTCGTGGCTCTACGGCAAGCTGGAGCCGGTGCTGGGCCGCTTCTCGAAGCGCGGCGCGCAGGACGCGGCGGGCACGGGCGCCGTGTCGCAAGTCAGCTTGGCGCACGGCGGTGCCATGTCGCTGCGCGACACGCTGGTCGCCTGGGCCGTGGTGGGCGGCGGCGTGCTCATCGGCAATTCGCTGACCTACAAGGTGCCGCTGCTGGTGTCGCTCGAAGGCATGGCCGCGGTGGTGGTCATCGCGCTGGTGGTCGAGGGCATCAAGCGCCTGGTGCCGCGCCTGCCGATGGTGCTGATGCTGTCGGTGGTGGCCACCCTGGCGGGCATTCCGGGGCTGTTCCCGTTCTCGGACGCGCTCATCGCCATCACCGGCAAGCTCAACTTCCTGGCCTTCACCACGCCGGTGCTGGCGCTGGCCGGCTTCTCGGTCGCCAAGGACCTGCCGGTGTTCCGCCAGCTGGGCTGGCGCATCGTGGTGGTGTCGCTCACCGCCACGGCCGGCACCTTCCTAGGCGCGACCCTGATCGCCGAATTCTTCCACTGACGAAAAAGGCTCGCCCCCAGGCTGCGCGCACTTCGTGTCGCGCACGCCTTCCCCCTACCGGGGGCAACACCTGCGGCCCGGCAAAGCCGGTTCCGCGGTATTTCCCGAAAAGTCCTTCCAGTCCCCACTCATCAACCGAGATCATTCCCATGTACCGCGACCCCGAAATCGCCGAAGACACCCGCGCCCGCATGCTGAGCTGGCGCCGCGACATCCACGCCAACCCCGAGACCGCCTTCGAGGAGCACCGCACCGCCAACGTCGTCGCCAACGCGCTGATGCTGATGGGCCTGCCGGTGCACCGCGGCCTGGCCGGCACCGGCGTGGTCGGCACGCTGAAGAACGGCGAAGGCCCGAGCATCGCGCTGCGCGCCGACCTGGACGCGCTCAACATGCAGGAGCTGGGCACGCAGGCGCATGCCTCCAAGTGCGTCGGCAAGATGCACGCCTGCGGCCATGACGGCCACACGGCCATGCTGCTGGGCGCGGCCGAGCACCTGTCGCGCCACAAGCCCTTCAAGGGCACGGTGCACTTCGTGTTCCAGCCCGCCGAGGAGAACGAAGGTGGCGGCCGCGTGATGGTGGAAGAGGGCCTGTTCGACCAGTTCCCTGCCGACGCCGTCTACGGCATGCACAACTTCCCGGCTCTGCCGCGCGGCCAGTTCGCGATCCGCAAGGGCACGATGACGGCTTTTCTCGACACCTTCGAGATCGTCGTCACCGGCAAGGGCAGCCACGGCGCCATGCCCGAGACCGGCATCGACTCGGTGGTGGTCTCGGCCCAGCTCGTCAACGCGCTGCAGACCATCGTGAGCCGCCGCACCGGCGCGACCGACTCGGCCGTGGTCAGCGTCACGCAGATCCACGGCGGCGATACCTGGAACGTGATTCCCGAAACGGTGGTGCTGCGCGGCACCGTGCGCACGCTCGATGCCGCCATCCAGGACAAGACCCAGGCCGCCATGCAGCAGATCTGCGACGGCGTGGCCGCCACGCACGGCGCGAAGGTGGCGCTCGACTACCGCCGCGGCTACCCCGGCGTGGTCAACACGCCCGCCGAGACCGATGCCGCCGTGGCCGCCGCCGCCAGCCTGGTCGACCGCGCGCAGGTCAAGACCGACATTCCGCCGGCCATGGGTTCGGAAGACTTCGCCTTCATGCTGCAGAAGCGCCCGGGCGCCTACATCGGCATCGGCGCGGGCGAGGGCCCGAACGACCCGAACGTGCACAACCCGTACTACGACTTCAACGACAACATCCTTCCCCTGGGCGCGGCCTACTGGGTGGCGCTGGTCAAGCAGCAACTCCCTGCCGCATGATGCGCTGATGCTCTCCGCCTTCGACATCTTCAAGATCGGTATCGGGCCTTCGAGCTCCCACACCGTGGGGCCGATGCGCGCGGCGCTCATGTTCGCTCGCTCGCTCGAGGCACGGGGCGCGCTGGCGCAGGTGGCGCGCCTGCATGCCGACCTGTTCGGCTCGCTCGGCGCCACGGGCCACGGCCATGCCACCGACCAGGGCGTGATCCTCGGCCTCTTCGGCGACGCACCCGACACGGTACGGCCGGAGACCGTGCAGCCCCGGCTGGAGGCGCTGCGCCGCACCGGGCAGCTCGACCTGCTGGGCCGCAAGTCCATCGCCTTCGACCGCGTGCGCGACATCGCCTTCCGCGGCGAGGAGTCGCTGCCCGAGCATCCCAACGCCATGCGCTTCACCGCGTTCTCGGCCGAAGGCGCCGTGCTGGCCGAGGGCACGTATTTTTCGGTCGGCGGCGGCTTCGTCGTCGAGGGCGGGCAGGCCGTGGCCGAGACGGTGGCCGCCGCGGCCGCCGTGCCGCATCCTTTCACGACCGGTGACGAGCTGATGGCGCAGTGCCAGGTCACCGGCCTCTCGGTGGCCGAGCTGGTCATGCGCAACGAGTGCATGTGGCGGCCCGAGGCCGAGGTGCGCGCCGGCCTGCTGCGCATCTGGGGCGTGATGCAACAGTGCGTGCAGCGCGGCTTCGGCATCGACAACCCGCTGGCCGCGCAATCGTTGCCCGGCCCGCTGCGCATGCGCCGCCGCGCGCCAGAGTTGAACCGCGAGCTGCTGGCGCAGGCCGGCGCCGCCGATCCGCTCGCGGTGATGGACTGGGTCAACGCCTTCGCGATGGCGGTGAACGAAGAGAACGCCGCTGGCGGCCGTGTCGTCACCGCGCCCACCAACGGCGCGGCCGGCGTGGTGCCGGCCGTGATGCACTACTACCAGCGCTTCGTGCCGCGGGCGGGCGACGACGGCATCGTCGACTTCCTGCTCACCGCCGCGGCCATCGGCATGCTCTACAAGGCCAACGCCTCCATCTCCGGTGCCGAGGTCGGCTGCCAGGGCGAGGTGGGCGTGGCCTGCTCGATGGCGGCGGGCGCGCTGGCGGCGGTGCTCGGCGCCACGCCCGCGCAGGTCGAGAACGCGGCCGAGATCGGCATGGAACACAACCTGGGCCTGACCTGCGATCCGGTC
This region includes:
- a CDS encoding DUF3100 domain-containing protein → MTSAASAPLSAAAPCGASGKLKLALVTLAIVAGAELIGPVQFSVGPGKVALLPMLWALLIAAVWGVAQRRLPGAVRVATAEQSLAGGLLNAGLLLFVVKLGLTVGAALPQVKQAGWALLFQEFGHALGTLALGLPLALLLGIKREAVGATFSVGREGNLVIIGEKYGMASPEGRGVLAEYITGTVLGALFIAVLAGFVASLHIFDPRSLAMGAGVGSGSLMAAALGAIAAQQPAEMLPQLTAIAAASNLLTTVAGFYFTLFLSLPLCSWLYGKLEPVLGRFSKRGAQDAAGTGAVSQVSLAHGGAMSLRDTLVAWAVVGGGVLIGNSLTYKVPLLVSLEGMAAVVVIALVVEGIKRLVPRLPMVLMLSVVATLAGIPGLFPFSDALIAITGKLNFLAFTTPVLALAGFSVAKDLPVFRQLGWRIVVVSLTATAGTFLGATLIAEFFH
- a CDS encoding M20 aminoacylase family protein, with the translated sequence MYRDPEIAEDTRARMLSWRRDIHANPETAFEEHRTANVVANALMLMGLPVHRGLAGTGVVGTLKNGEGPSIALRADLDALNMQELGTQAHASKCVGKMHACGHDGHTAMLLGAAEHLSRHKPFKGTVHFVFQPAEENEGGGRVMVEEGLFDQFPADAVYGMHNFPALPRGQFAIRKGTMTAFLDTFEIVVTGKGSHGAMPETGIDSVVVSAQLVNALQTIVSRRTGATDSAVVSVTQIHGGDTWNVIPETVVLRGTVRTLDAAIQDKTQAAMQQICDGVAATHGAKVALDYRRGYPGVVNTPAETDAAVAAAASLVDRAQVKTDIPPAMGSEDFAFMLQKRPGAYIGIGAGEGPNDPNVHNPYYDFNDNILPLGAAYWVALVKQQLPAA
- a CDS encoding L-serine ammonia-lyase, translating into MMLSAFDIFKIGIGPSSSHTVGPMRAALMFARSLEARGALAQVARLHADLFGSLGATGHGHATDQGVILGLFGDAPDTVRPETVQPRLEALRRTGQLDLLGRKSIAFDRVRDIAFRGEESLPEHPNAMRFTAFSAEGAVLAEGTYFSVGGGFVVEGGQAVAETVAAAAAVPHPFTTGDELMAQCQVTGLSVAELVMRNECMWRPEAEVRAGLLRIWGVMQQCVQRGFGIDNPLAAQSLPGPLRMRRRAPELNRELLAQAGAADPLAVMDWVNAFAMAVNEENAAGGRVVTAPTNGAAGVVPAVMHYYQRFVPRAGDDGIVDFLLTAAAIGMLYKANASISGAEVGCQGEVGVACSMAAGALAAVLGATPAQVENAAEIGMEHNLGLTCDPVGGMVQIPCVERNAMGAVKAINAARMALRGDGSHYVSLDAVIRTMKQTGEDMKSTYKETSLGGLAVNVVEC